The following coding sequences are from one Geothrix sp. window:
- the pheA gene encoding prephenate dehydratase codes for MIQPDPQSLAGLRQAIDAVDDQVLALLNRRAGLAAEVGRLKSEAAPEALFHAPKREREILARLEAANAGPFPDAAVRTIFQEIMSACLSLEKPLRVAFLGPEGTFTHLAARHQFGGSSQALPQGTIQAVFQAVERDRADYGVVPVENATEGAVDSTLDAFLDSPLRICAEILLPVDQALLVHPGLDLGSVRRVYSHPQALGQCRRWLETHMPQADRIEAPSTSEAARLAREDGEGAAVASELAAELFGLRVAETRIQDLAANATRFVVLGPKAAEPTGRDRTTLLAMAQDGPGALLRLLEPLARRGLNLSRIQSRPTRRKLWEYAFFLDVEGHAEDAPMAEALVELQTACASLKVLGSYPQAPMEGAR; via the coding sequence ATGATTCAGCCTGATCCCCAGTCTCTCGCCGGCCTCCGCCAGGCCATCGACGCGGTGGATGACCAGGTGCTGGCCCTCCTCAACCGGCGGGCGGGCCTCGCCGCGGAGGTGGGGCGCCTGAAATCCGAGGCGGCTCCGGAGGCCCTCTTCCACGCGCCCAAGCGCGAGCGGGAGATCCTCGCACGGCTGGAGGCGGCGAATGCCGGCCCCTTCCCGGATGCCGCCGTGCGCACGATCTTCCAGGAGATCATGAGCGCCTGCCTGAGCCTGGAGAAGCCGCTGCGGGTGGCCTTCCTGGGGCCCGAGGGCACCTTCACGCACCTGGCAGCCCGGCACCAGTTCGGCGGCTCCAGCCAGGCCCTGCCCCAGGGCACCATCCAGGCCGTGTTCCAGGCCGTGGAGCGGGACCGGGCGGACTATGGCGTGGTGCCCGTGGAGAACGCCACGGAAGGGGCCGTGGATTCCACCCTCGATGCCTTCCTCGACAGCCCGCTGCGCATCTGCGCGGAGATCCTGCTCCCCGTGGACCAGGCCCTGCTGGTGCACCCGGGCCTGGATCTCGGCAGCGTCCGGCGGGTCTATTCCCATCCCCAGGCCCTGGGCCAGTGCCGACGCTGGCTGGAGACCCACATGCCCCAGGCGGACCGCATCGAGGCTCCTTCGACCTCCGAAGCCGCCCGTCTCGCCCGGGAGGACGGCGAGGGGGCGGCCGTGGCCTCGGAGCTGGCCGCGGAGCTCTTCGGCCTCCGCGTGGCGGAGACGCGGATCCAGGACCTCGCCGCCAACGCCACCCGCTTCGTGGTGCTGGGGCCCAAGGCCGCAGAGCCCACGGGCCGGGACCGCACCACCCTGCTGGCCATGGCGCAGGATGGCCCGGGTGCCCTGCTGCGCCTGCTGGAACCCCTCGCCCGCCGCGGCCTGAACCTGAGCCGCATCCAGAGCCGGCCCACCCGGCGGAAGCTCTGGGAGTACGCCTTCTTCCTGGACGTGGAGGGCCACGCCGAGGATGCCCCCATGGCCGAGGCCCTCGTCGAACTCCAGACCGCCTGCGCCTCGCTGAAGGTGCTGGGCAGCTACCCGCAGGCCCCCATGGAAGGTGCGCGATGA
- a CDS encoding 3-deoxy-7-phosphoheptulonate synthase class II, whose protein sequence is MKPWTPDSWRGLPAAQQPVYRDPAAVDTVLAELRELPPLVVAEEVDSLQKLLAEAAAGRRFLLQGGDCAEAFRDCRGPIIQDKLRVLLQMSVLITHGGRTGVIHLGRIAGQYAKPRSGLTEQVNGQEVPVYRGDLINGLAPDQREADPGRLLEAYHRAAATLNHLRALVDGGFADLHHPEHWDLSWSREDAGHYLETLDQVRNSLDFVQRLGGLPEHLRTGELFTSHEALHLPFEAALTRFVPEFDRHYNLGAHFLWIGERTRQLDGAHLEYIRGLANPIGLKVGASMTPDQLRQVLAKLDPERKAGRLTLITRFGAGRAEAVLPALIEAARAEGHPVLWSCDPMHGNGRQAAGGLKTRAFGDILQELQEVAALHRVHGSRMGAVHFELTGEPVTECTGGMEKLNEADLERAYRSGCDPRLNRSQSLEMAFLIAQMIRES, encoded by the coding sequence ATGAAGCCCTGGACCCCCGATTCCTGGCGGGGTCTGCCCGCCGCCCAGCAGCCCGTCTACCGCGATCCCGCCGCCGTCGACACCGTGCTGGCGGAGCTGCGCGAGCTGCCGCCCCTGGTGGTGGCCGAGGAGGTGGATTCCCTCCAGAAGCTGCTGGCGGAGGCCGCGGCGGGTAGGCGCTTCCTCCTGCAGGGGGGCGACTGCGCCGAGGCCTTCCGGGACTGCCGCGGTCCCATCATCCAGGACAAGCTGCGCGTGCTGCTGCAGATGTCCGTGCTCATCACCCACGGCGGCCGCACCGGGGTCATCCACCTGGGGCGCATCGCGGGTCAGTACGCCAAGCCCCGCAGCGGCCTCACCGAGCAGGTCAACGGCCAGGAGGTTCCGGTCTACCGCGGGGACCTCATCAACGGGCTGGCCCCGGACCAGCGGGAGGCGGATCCCGGCCGGCTGCTGGAGGCCTATCACCGGGCCGCGGCCACCCTGAACCACCTGCGGGCCCTGGTGGATGGCGGCTTCGCGGACCTGCACCATCCCGAGCACTGGGACCTGTCCTGGAGCCGGGAGGATGCGGGCCACTACCTGGAGACCCTGGACCAGGTGCGGAACTCGCTGGATTTCGTCCAGCGCCTGGGCGGGCTGCCGGAGCACCTGCGGACCGGCGAGCTGTTCACCAGCCACGAGGCCCTGCACCTCCCCTTCGAGGCGGCCCTCACCCGCTTCGTGCCCGAGTTCGACCGCCACTACAACCTGGGGGCCCACTTCCTCTGGATCGGCGAGCGCACCCGGCAGCTCGATGGCGCCCACCTCGAGTACATCCGGGGTCTCGCCAATCCCATCGGCCTGAAGGTGGGTGCCTCCATGACGCCCGACCAGCTGCGGCAGGTGCTGGCGAAGCTGGATCCCGAGCGGAAGGCCGGCCGCCTCACGCTCATCACGCGCTTCGGCGCGGGGCGGGCCGAAGCCGTGCTGCCGGCCCTCATCGAGGCGGCCCGCGCCGAGGGCCATCCCGTCCTGTGGAGCTGCGACCCCATGCACGGCAACGGCCGCCAGGCCGCAGGCGGACTTAAGACCCGGGCCTTCGGGGACATCCTCCAGGAGCTGCAGGAGGTCGCGGCCCTCCATCGGGTCCACGGTTCGCGCATGGGGGCGGTGCACTTCGAGCTGACCGGCGAGCCCGTCACCGAGTGCACCGGCGGCATGGAAAAGCTGAACGAGGCGGACCTCGAACGGGCCTACCGCAGCGGCTGCGACCCCCGGCTGAACCGCAGCCAGAGTCTGGAGATGGCCTTCCTCATCGCGCAGATGATCCGGGAGTCGTGA